In the Candidatus Zixiibacteriota bacterium genome, one interval contains:
- the lepB gene encoding signal peptidase I, which translates to MDQDFLIQEITKAETQKQARKVLQHRDRKPLWREYVETAVLALVAAILLRIFVVSAYRVNSASMEDTLLNGDYIFVNKLAYEFGTEPQVGDIIVFQYPNNPDKKYIKRIVAGPEQTVQIADKIVYVDGQIAPIPGLSKNIDQKVIPGDLSFRDNFGPYEVPSGQYFVMGDNRDDSRDSRFWGSVPRQNIQGKALFIYWSWMPLDDTPGWDFPYVHNVVQWVGHFLYNFPSQIRWERLGAAI; encoded by the coding sequence ATGGATCAGGATTTTCTCATCCAGGAGATCACCAAGGCTGAGACCCAAAAACAGGCCCGCAAGGTCCTGCAACATCGGGATCGCAAACCGCTCTGGCGTGAGTATGTCGAAACGGCGGTCCTGGCCCTGGTGGCGGCCATCCTGCTGCGCATTTTCGTCGTTTCGGCCTACCGGGTGAACTCGGCGTCGATGGAAGACACTCTCCTTAACGGCGACTACATCTTCGTCAACAAACTCGCCTACGAGTTCGGCACCGAGCCGCAGGTCGGGGACATTATCGTCTTCCAGTATCCCAACAATCCGGACAAGAAGTACATCAAGCGGATTGTGGCCGGGCCGGAGCAGACGGTTCAGATAGCGGACAAAATTGTCTATGTCGACGGCCAGATCGCGCCTATTCCCGGACTGTCCAAGAACATCGACCAGAAGGTCATCCCCGGCGACCTGTCCTTCCGCGACAATTTCGGGCCGTACGAGGTGCCGTCGGGACAGTACTTCGTCATGGGTGACAACCGCGACGACAGTCGCGACTCCCGTTTCTGGGGCTCGGTGCCTCGCCAGAACATCCAGGGCAAGGCGCTGTTCATCTACTGGTCGTGGATGCCGCTCGATGATACTCCCGGATGGGACTTCCCATACGTGCACAACGTCGTCCAGTGGGTCGGGCACTTTTTGTATAACTTCCCGTCCCAGATCCGCTGGGAGCGACTTGGCGCCGCTATCTGA
- a CDS encoding coproporphyrinogen-III oxidase family protein — translation MPFGLYLHFPFCRHKCGYCDFYKEHYDSLLESRFYDALCIESELAAQTLHDRGYRIATLYIGGGTPSLTTLDRFRAWLEKVYRLFPHEEEIEFSFEINPESCSRGLLQALLEIGVNRPVFGVQSFDSGLLKLLSRKHELQQVHEAVYLANALGYDNYGCDLLYAMPGQTGKMLSSDLDQMTDLGPPHISFYQLTAEEGTELDRMVKRGKVKLPDLDFAQTLYSAGYEHFKARGYERYEVCSFVRADQATEDVGQEPRAPATNGRTAGVLPYESKAPRRLPAHACRHNLNYWTGGEYLGLGPAAHSFIDGRRFSNVANLYEYMETLEHGRRPTIEDRSGEKERIFEAIMLGLRTARGIDRASFERRFHRPLSDLLDPSQYDLLLNSGHLVDTGDFLRLSDEALILADEITQRLAK, via the coding sequence ATGCCGTTCGGTCTTTATCTTCACTTCCCCTTCTGCCGCCACAAGTGCGGCTACTGCGATTTCTATAAAGAGCACTACGACAGCCTGCTCGAATCACGCTTTTATGACGCTCTGTGCATAGAGTCCGAACTTGCCGCTCAGACTCTGCACGATCGCGGCTATCGAATCGCGACTCTGTATATCGGCGGCGGGACACCGTCGCTGACCACACTCGATAGGTTTCGCGCCTGGCTGGAGAAGGTTTACAGGCTGTTTCCACACGAAGAGGAGATCGAGTTCTCGTTCGAGATCAACCCGGAATCATGCAGCCGTGGGCTGCTTCAGGCGCTGCTTGAGATAGGCGTCAACCGGCCGGTGTTCGGAGTGCAATCGTTCGATAGCGGGCTTCTGAAACTGCTCTCGCGCAAACATGAACTCCAGCAGGTACACGAGGCGGTTTATCTCGCCAACGCGCTCGGCTATGACAACTACGGCTGCGATTTGCTTTATGCCATGCCGGGGCAGACCGGGAAGATGCTCTCGTCGGACCTCGACCAGATGACCGATCTCGGCCCGCCGCACATTTCGTTCTATCAGTTGACTGCCGAGGAGGGGACCGAGCTCGACCGGATGGTTAAGCGAGGCAAGGTAAAGCTGCCCGATCTGGATTTCGCGCAGACGTTATACTCGGCGGGGTATGAACACTTCAAAGCGCGCGGCTACGAGCGGTACGAGGTCTGCTCGTTTGTGAGAGCTGATCAAGCCACAGAAGACGTAGGGCAGGAGCCCCGTGCTCCTGCCACCAATGGCAGGACCGCAGGGGTCCTGCCCTACGAATCCAAAGCACCGCGCCGCCTCCCCGCCCACGCCTGCCGCCACAACCTGAACTACTGGACCGGCGGCGAATATCTCGGCCTCGGCCCGGCGGCGCATTCCTTTATCGACGGCCGACGTTTCTCAAATGTCGCTAATCTCTATGAGTACATGGAAACGCTGGAGCACGGCCGCCGCCCGACAATCGAGGACCGCTCCGGTGAGAAAGAACGAATCTTCGAGGCGATCATGCTAGGCTTGCGCACCGCACGCGGCATCGACCGGGCGTCGTTCGAGCGCCGTTTCCATCGCCCGCTGTCCGACTTACTTGATCCCAGCCAATACGACCTTCTACTAAACTCCGGCCATCTTGTCGACACCGGCGATTTTCTTCGTCTCTCTGACGAGGCTTTGATCCTCGCGGATGAGATAACACAGAGACTGGCGAAATAA